ataaaaaaaaatttttcggtcatgaaatttttcaagtcaagatctaacaaacttttgatggatttcaaagctaaaattgaataaatattcattctaaagatgatttccatcaaaatctccttgatttttgaagaaataaaaaaaaaattcctcgacGGTTTTTTCggtctaacaaacttttgatggatttcaaagctaaaattgaataaatattcattctaaagatgatttccatcaaaatctccttgatttttgaagaaataaaaaaaaaatttttcggtcatgaaatttttcaagtcaagatctaacaaacttttgatggatttcaaagctaaaattgaataaatattcattctaaagatgatttccgtttttattaaatcctACCGGTACCAACTCCTATTTTGAATCAACATATGCAATGAACTCCACGCATGAACTTCTTTGTGATGAAATTCACTCgaataacaacaaacaaattgcATCGCTCGCTTGGAAttgtgaaaatataattttaatgacaaaatggAGCAAATCCATCGAAATACAATACTCAACAACATCGACAAGCTCATGGAATTGACGGAATACAAATTGCTGATGGAAAAATGTGAAGCTGCTCGTCTTATTTCCCACATTATGGCACGAAATATCGAAGTGAGTcacaaactttaattttcaatgtcaAACAATCACACctgttttccctttttttcagaACGATTCAACAAACGACGAGTCCCGTCATCGagatttgctcaaaaaaatcactcaacGCGGTCCAACTGCCTTCCAGGTCTTCAAGGGAATTTGCGAGACGGATTTCACGGAAGCTGCTGAAATTCTCAAACAATTGGCTGTCGAACAAAATGGCTGCAACAGATTTCTCAGCATCAAGGAGTCCAAAGAGGAGAACGAACGAAATGTACGACAAATGTACGAAGGAAAGGCATTTTCGCGTCTCAAGCCGGGCACTTCGAGTGCATCCTCGAGCAATAATAACCAAAATAAAACGGAGAATATTCGATTGGAGCCTTATACGGGTCCGATTAAACGTGAGCTGCACGTGCAAAAAGCAACGAAATTCAGTGTGGCGGAGAGAGAAGGCATCAGTACGTATTCGATGCGTGGAAAAAATCGCGGAGTGCTGTTTTTGGTGAACATTATTGACTTTCATGACAAAGATAAGCGTCGAAACGGAGCAGAAGTCGACAAAGATCGACTCTTGAATCTCTTTGACGAAATGGGATACAAATTATTCTACTACGAGAACATCGACTCCGATCAATTTAACAGTTTAATAAAGCAACTTTCGTCTTCTCATAATTTAAGGACAGCGGATTCGCTCGTTTTTGGTCTCTTAACTCATGGAAGTCTGtaagttttctatttttagccagaaaaaagctcaattttaataaaaattttacattttagtgTCGGTCAAACAACTTACGTCGAATTCAGTGACGGTCTCTACTTTGCCACAGAAAAAATTGTGCAAGAATTCAGCAATTCAAACTGCAAATACCTTCAAGGCAAGCcaaaaatctttctttttcCCTTTTGTCGGGGCGAGGAATCCGACAAAGGTGTCATTTACTACCGCCCACGCAGTGCCGCGATTGAACACGACAGCTCCGGCAGTGATTACGTGCAAGATCGCATCCCAACGTATTCCGACATTGCCATTTGCTATGCCACAGTGCCCGGATTTCTCACACATCGAGATCCCACCGAAGGAAGTTGGTACATTCAAGGGTTGTGCAGAGTTTTTGCGAAACACGCACACGACGCAACCTTCGAGGAATTGATGAAATATCTGGAATTGGAAGTTGGAAGTAAAAATACCGTGAGCGGATCCATTCAAACGAGCTCTGTGGAGTATCGGGGTTTCAGTAAGGTGCTTTATTTCAATCCGGGATACTTTGGAGAACCCGTGGAAGAAGCTGTTGAGGCAAATGCGAATTTGACAGAGgaaacgacgacaacgaatgagtgaaaattgatgaattaacTGAAAACTTTAAgcatttacttattttaaaaatgtgattttgtgagaaaaatgcacaatttttcGACTACATAaggaatttttacattttaaagtgCCTTaactataatttaatttaaaaaaatttcaaaaagtttaaactttAATGTTTTAGTGTTCAGAATTGAGTgaattttgacttgaaaattaaaaaaaaaataaaattttagaaattttataaaaaactgccaataattctaaaaaaatagaagaatttcaactgaaaagttaaaaaattatgcgttttgttacaaaatcaaacaaaaaaaaaaaaatcaaagtaatttgatgaaaaactgccataaatctcgaaaaaaataaaaaaattaagcttaaaaacaaaaaatttggaataatttctcacaaaatcacaaattaATAACTGACAATCGAatctttttatacattttattttttgtaaacgaagcaaaaacgttttctattaatattattacaaagTGAAAAGTggaaatatacatttttttcattatcataACAGAGATTCTTGATTAACATATAACTTAACATTACTTTTCCGTTAGTTTAGTAAGATTTTGtataaagagagagagaggtaAGTGTCCAAAAATGTGGTGCAGTCCAAACAAAAGTCATTCACGGTCTCTTTGGTGGAAGCGAGTCTCCTTGTACTATTGCtgtcgataaaaatttgtaaaaaatggaAAGAGATTGCGTCACGTCACGTCGCTAGGTGAGAAAAATTCAGATAAATCAGGCAGTTCACATTCAcgattataacaatttttgtgtaaatatttttttttgttttttgttttaagtaactctcgttttttttaaagctcatAATTGCTCCttaatttttgccatttttctgATCGGGTTCCGTTTCGCTGTCCTCAACTTCGACATGCGTACGATGCTTCTCGTAGATCAAAATGATGGCACACAAAATGAACACTTCGATGCAGATAAGAACGAAGGGCCACAATGCTGCGTACTTGTCCTTGACACGCACATAAGCGGTACTGAAGACGACATTGTCCAAATCGAGTGAATCATCGTGACGTCCCTCGCATGTGAAGTTACCAcgatattttttatccatGTTGTGTATCTCCAACGTGTTGTTCTCCAAGCCATCAGAGTCTTTGTACGTGACATGTTCCGTGATATTGGCGTCAAATACCCAGTTGATGCGTAATTTTGTGCCAACTCCTGCACATTTGAGGGACAAAGTTTCGCCCTCGACTACCGAAACATCCGTCGATGGCTTAATTTTCACCAAAATATTGGCAATTACATCGAAGGGATGCTCATCGCCTTTGTACGAACAGAAATACATGCCATGTTCCGTGCCCTCGGTCTTCTCAAGCTTCAACGTGCTCGTTTTTCCATCGACCTTGACTTGATTCTCATCCAAATTATCCATCTCTGCCTTGCGCCACTTGATTTCGCTCGCATTTTCATCCGAACCTGTGACCTGGCAACTCAGAGAAAGGGTCTTTCCGACATCGAAGAACACTCTTCTTCCCTGATTCTCGACGTAGACGGGTTTCAACATGCACACGCATGATTGTATCAAAACGCAAAAAGCgataaattgcaaaattgTAGCCATTTTTTCACGAGAACtatcttttttgttgtaaatatatGAAGGCGGTGGCTCGAGTTACTCTTGTTTTTTGGTTCTTACGTTCTAAGCTTATCAAAAATATGGTTTTTGGACTCTCGCTGAAGAGTAGTCGATACTGGCGATGTCGAATGATTAAAATTGCGCTAATactatcaaaattttccaaaaatttaatgggtaataaaactttttatgtatttacttTGTCATATttggaacttttttttgttcttttgacATTAGGTTGTTCATTGATGACTTCATCCATTCAATgtcgaaaaattgataaagcgTTTGAATATTCTTGACgttatttttcgttcattttacgggaaattaaaataagttgaatttttctaatgaaataagttttaaaaaatttttaaataatttttcaaaaatataaattaaattaaatttttttaatactttattttctaatttaatttaattttttttatatatatatttttttttaatttaattttttttttaatttaaaaagaatttgattaaaaatatagatttttttagtttaatcataaaaaaaataaatttaaaatttcaaagcaatttcaagtatttttatagatcctttatattttttttattaaatttcttatatttttaagaaattttttgatattttgttgaaaacaatttttttttcaaaattttcaaattttttgttaaatttcaggCATGAATTTGAtgaactataatttttttttcaataaaacttatttttttaaatatttttaggagattttttttag
The sequence above is drawn from the Culicoides brevitarsis isolate CSIRO-B50_1 chromosome 1, AGI_CSIRO_Cbre_v1, whole genome shotgun sequence genome and encodes:
- the LOC134838261 gene encoding caspase Dronc, translating into MEQIHRNTILNNIDKLMELTEYKLLMEKCEAARLISHIMARNIENDSTNDESRHRDLLKKITQRGPTAFQVFKGICETDFTEAAEILKQLAVEQNGCNRFLSIKESKEENERNVRQMYEGKAFSRLKPGTSSASSSNNNQNKTENIRLEPYTGPIKRELHVQKATKFSVAEREGISTYSMRGKNRGVLFLVNIIDFHDKDKRRNGAEVDKDRLLNLFDEMGYKLFYYENIDSDQFNSLIKQLSSSHNLRTADSLVFGLLTHGSLVGQTTYVEFSDGLYFATEKIVQEFSNSNCKYLQGKPKIFLFPFCRGEESDKGVIYYRPRSAAIEHDSSGSDYVQDRIPTYSDIAICYATVPGFLTHRDPTEGSWYIQGLCRVFAKHAHDATFEELMKYLELEVGSKNTVSGSIQTSSVEYRGFSKVLYFNPGYFGEPVEEAVEANANLTEETTTTNE
- the LOC134829662 gene encoding basigin, with amino-acid sequence MATILQFIAFCVLIQSCVCMLKPVYVENQGRRVFFDVGKTLSLSCQVTGSDENASEIKWRKAEMDNLDENQVKVDGKTSTLKLEKTEGTEHGMYFCSYKGDEHPFDVIANILVKIKPSTDVSVVEGETLSLKCAGVGTKLRINWVFDANITEHVTYKDSDGLENNTLEIHNMDKKYRGNFTCEGRHDDSLDLDNVVFSTAYVRVKDKYAALWPFVLICIEVFILCAIILIYEKHRTHVEVEDSETEPDQKNGKN